From the genome of Mya arenaria isolate MELC-2E11 chromosome 5, ASM2691426v1:
TAACATAAACTTCTGtaaattcaaattgaaattcaaatataatttattttatttaacgcattaaaccttttcaaacaaaatgttttgtgaatgattaatatttaccaAATAATTACTGCTGACCAATCAAATTTCTTTCATGTGAACACAAGCCAAAATACATCCTGTGGATAACTTCCAGTGTTTATACAATTTTCTACTGAATACCCTCTTCCTATGGCTGCATATTAGAGTTGCTTGATACATTTCAAGGTTATGACACACAGATAGTGTCCACACTCTGTACAGAAGTGCTGGTCTTCAATAGTTAGATCAAATTCTTCCCACTTGGAACAACCGTAGGCTTGAACAAGTTCAGACCCCTTGTATAGCGATGCTCCTCCAGTGGCCGTATAAACTTTAGAGTTCCTAATATATTCAGCTCTTCACATAATGTTAGCCGCCACAGTTTTGACAACGATTTCGCAAAAATCGGGAAGTTATATCAAGGTGCATTCAAGCAATTAAAACCTGAACATTACCCAGGCATTTCTGCCAACCTATAGTGTGAAAACATTTAAGGGATAAATGATACTCCTTGTATGGAAATTAAACGGGTTAACATTAAAAACCTCATCATTTatgaaacaatatcaatatcacaATTAAGAAAGAAGATTAATCTCAGTCAAAGTGAGTCATATGGGGCCGAATGTTTACaactttgtttaattaacaatttgttaacttcatcgttgttacatttaaatgtgcaataagttttgatatatatttcattcaaacaagTACAACTGAGACGTTAAGTGTATTCTTaaaagtttaaatgcaataaataatataaatttaacaatgataAGGTTTATActattaaataatgaataaatttaGCAAACATCTGAACAATCGACTTAGTATGAGCTTTCAGCGTATATACTAAAGATAAAACAGCAATTTAAGAATTTTTGCTTCGTATTTCACATACTTACAATACACCAGATACTAATATATACAGAAGTATTCTCAGATGGTTAAAGCAAGCCATTGCGTTAATAgattatgattaaatattttgttaccaTTCTGATGTCTGGGTTCTATTTGACTTATTTCTTCCGATAACCTCTGATTTCATTTGTTTGGATCCTATagacattaaaaatattgtgtgtttttattaactGGAATTCCGAAGAAATTGGAGGTGTTACCCGTTTGGAATTCCCATTATAATCAAACCATATAATGATACTAGTAAATGACAAAGAAGCAGAATTTTgttgagaaaaatatttttttgtctgattAGTATTCCCCGAAAGAACTGCATTTTAAGGTAGAAGCGTAAAGTGGAATAACACTGGGATTACTGGGGGAATGTATCCCACTCTATCAAGAAAGTATGCATACAAACGATTTTACTAAGTTTCATAATGCCTTAAATACTGTATTAATTGTACGTCTGCACACATTATAAGCATTTTGTATTGTAATAATAGAATAATTCTGAGGTTATATGtgtcttattcatatgtttattaATGTCTCTATTATATGACTTAGTGAGTGTCTCATGAATTGTCTGAAATAGAATACATGCTAACATTTGCTCGGCCCGGATGATTTACGATCGTTACCTTAACCTGTAACAGAACAACCCGAAAACCAATAAGTCATCTATACCGGATGTCAAAAGAGCATGGAAAGTCTGGTCAAGCTAACATCCATACCAATAATTAAAATACTGttcttttttatctttcttAACCCGGAAAACAATTCAAAGACTACTAGCTGTGCTTACATTGAAAAGGAATATGCCACTATAGTCCATCTATTAGCATCGAATGCTGCGAATTCCGTGAACTTTGCAGTCGTCTCGAATGTTATGAATGTTGCGAACGTCACGAATGTTACCTACGCTGCGAATGTTACGAATTTCGAGAATGTTATGATGTAccgatagctcagtggtagaacGTTCGCTTTGAATGTTGAAGGTCGGGGGTTCAAATCCCGACCGCATCAAACAGCAATACGCTAAAATATGGTACAAGTAGCTGTTTTGCCTAGCACCTGACTCGAAATGGTAGAACAAAAATAGTGTGCTCAACACTCAAGCTATTCGATTGTCAATAAACGCGCGTGCCAATATTGACAATCGAATAGCTTGGTCCAATATTATTCCCAGCCATGTCCTAGCTGCAACGCAACAATTCGCGCCaatattatatgataaaacgCCTTTTAACATCattctgttttatgtttttgtattgatataatttaCATGTTCAATTTGTCACGATTATCCGATATACTTACCCGTAACTTATAAATTAAACCATTCCTGCGATATCAAAATAGTCTCTTTACTTTACGCTTTATTCCCATTTGCTCGGGCCAAAATTGGCGATTAAAATGTGAGATGATGTGTGCGGCTATGCATGTGGTATATCACGCTTGTAAATTGTATACGTTCACACTAAAATGAAGTCAAAATATTGCCAAAGATTGTGGTCgaaatgaatttgataaatgagaatatatttaatcatttggtagttaatatatttattaaatgcctttcaatttccttttccatatccaacaatGACAATACAGCACGACGTATTGAAAAACCCGTACCACCATATTGTCGTTTTCAGATTCCGTGTTATGCTAGTATGGTGTGTAGTCtaggaactactttcgcgtcgCTAAAAAACAGCGTGACAAAAGaactggtaaaacctgtcatATTTAAGATACATAATTTAACCTTATTTTTGAGTAGAATGTGAATATTCAGGAACATAGTATTCAAAGAAACATGAGGAcaagcacgaagcagagaacactcGACATTGAACTGTCGTTTGCCAATTCGAAGGTTATAGATTGTCACAACATCATAAATATAAGCAGCTCGTCAATACAAAAAGGCGAATTCGAGTCATCGACAGTAATAGCGActgactcacgaacttccctcagTTCTGCAAATAATGGTCGTCAAAACATCTTACGACCATTCACTTTTAATAAAATCGCGTTACGGAAATTTGTTTGTACTCGTAAAAAAAGTTCCGTTTATGTTTTTTGAGTTTTGgtatttaataatagtttttataatagcaagtttgtttattttgctgagatataaaacattttcttcttattttgctTAATTAAGTGAATTCTGTAGTTTCTGACATGTTTCGCaggagtagcctcccttgatttcaatacacaaaagtTTGAACCTATTCATACTCGCAAGCCATTCCATACTTTCACATTTGaaagataaatttaaattgaaaccgataaaaaagaaataaaaagcaagGTTATGTAGTAAACGGAATACCacgataggacgcttttctggtgacctccatcacgtctcgttcggtgagtaaacacgTACCCGTCTCGACCTGCGGTCTCATGGGACGAGATAGAGGGCAACAGAAAAgttattgtatattgttttgcatgtgTGATATGTCTATATTGCGCTGAACATGTGGCCTGTAATCTGTATGTGATGTATTGTGAGTGTTTCTctcgttttgtattttttgtcttagccATGTGCTTTTGTGAGGGGTCTTTGTTAAGTGCTACTACTGGGCTTACCCCGATATTTCCATTgtatccataaaacatcatttatatgGAGTTCACtgtttgacattttcaaatgtGAAACCCAAAGGAATATTGCATGAGCAGCTCTCCTTTAAGTATGTTGTGTGTAAGTGGCCACTCAAACAGTGGTCTATTAGTTGCCTTTGACTTCATTGAGTAGGTTTGTGTGTGGCCATTGATTTCATTTGCATGGTGCGTTGTTGAACTTAAATGATCTTTCTCTTTGACGCGTTATAGGCGTATCCCTGAAGGCCCCATTgtattgttaaagaaatatataggtgaaacaaaaaatagtatttcactgtttgacagtTTCAATTTAGAACCCAAAGCTGTATTGCAGGAGAAGCTTCCCTTTAAGTACGTTGTGTAAGTGACCTACACTTCCACACCAGTGGCTCATTAGTTGTCTTTGTCTCCATTGCActgatgtgtgtgtgtggccGTCACTTCTCTTACTTAGTGACGCATTAGAGGCCGCCACATCCCTACGAATCCCATGGTTGGTTTGGGCCATTCGGTTTCGTTACAGTGTCATTTTAGTGTCATTTCCCTTTCAGTGGTGCGTTATCTGCATTTGATCACCAAAACAGTAGCGCTTCACATCACTTTGGGTCCCTAATTAATGCGCGCCAATCCTTCGATGCCTATAAAATGTGACATAAGCAGTCTACGGTTCCTTTACATATAGTCTTTAGATAACTTCGGTTCCAGGTGTGTTAGGGGCCTTTGGTTCCCTTACTGTATTGTGTTAGTGTTTGTGTTTCTTCTGTTTTGTTTAGTTGCCACGTTAATGTCATTTGACTCCCTTACATAGGGATGATAGGGACCTTAAGTTCTATTACTGTTAATATAATGGTCGTCGGTTCCTCGACAGTACTGCGTGTTTGGTCATCGCTTTCCTATAAATGATGTGCCTTTGGTATCATTCGAGAACAGTACATAGAGGCGTTATGCACTTTAAAGGCCTTTAATACAGCGTCGATTTAGAAGCCTTCATTATAGTTGTGCGTTAGAGGCGTTTCGGAACATAATTATGGAGGATAAATTTATAAGATAATAATAAGAAcgtaatattttatcaatactgTAAGGTTTAATACTAACATAATTGTTTGGATAgtctatttataaatgattggATGTGTTATCAATGAATGCATCTAGCCCGCGTTAGCAGCGCTTTAAGTTAAAGCCTCTACAAAAAAGTTAAAGCGAGTCATCAATCAAATATGTTACTTAAACCTGTTACCTGGATGTCTTTGGTAAAGCTTATATAGATAAACATTTCTCATGCTCTTCAGTTCTTACTTCAATAGGTTGTACCAACTATGCAGGCTGGTATAAAGAAAGTCATAGACCTTTATGAATGTATTGatcatattataataatgttgcatatcattttataatgcattttaaaacaaaatagtgtcTTCCTTAAAGCATACTTTTTCATAGACAACGTTAAATTGATTGGCATaatgaacaacaaaatcaaGAATAAACATTATATCGATTGCTGTTAAACCCAAAGACGAATACGTTACTAAAATACTATCAATGTCACATAAACATTcaacataatttcaaacaccACTTGTTAGTTGTATACAAACACTCGTAATATGATCATTCCCAACGAGGATACTTGAGGTTTGCTCACTGAAGCACAATGACTGAGGATTCGACAAGCCATCAGACTTCCTGACCAATGTGGCAAGCTTCCGTTTGCCCTTCTTGTCCACCTGTATCACAGAATTAAACCCACAAACAATCACATGGCCAAGGGGACTGATACATAATCCAGTTGGAAATATCAATTCAGTGTCTGCAAATGAAGACAAAACGTTTCCAGTTTTATTAAGAGTTATCAATTGATGTTCATTGtaacttgtaaaatatattctttccCCATCAGGGCTAACAACAACCTTTCTGACGGTCTTGCCACTTGACCTGACTGAATAAATCTCTGTCTGTTTTTTTCCATCCATGCTAACCTGGAAAAGGGAAATCCTTGAGCTAACATACAGCTGGCCCTGGTGATGGGCAATTGAGATGCACGGGAAAAATAATTTGAGTTTCCTCACTTTCTGTAGCTTTCCTCTGGTTACATTGATGAAACAGACTTCATGCCGTATAAATGGCACATTAACAGCTACAGCTACTTCGTTTCCAGATATGTGACACAAATCGTACGGAGTATAAGGAAGATCACAACTAGCAGTGATGTCAAACTGTCTATTCAAAACGTTCACTCTTCTATTTATTTTGTCGGCAATCACAAGGTCTCCGCTGGGTAATTCACATATACCTACAATACAGGAACTATATTTATCCGTTTCTATACCAACATCATATTGCTTTAAGGCTACAACATTGTATACATGTTCTATTTCGATTTTATCAATGGACCCAAGCACGTGCAAGTTTCCGAGTATTTGTTGTAAACCGATGTCAgacttgaaaattattttttgtttaagctTTCTCTGCATTTTTTGCACTTGTTCCTCTGCTTTAGTAAGCTTGTCCTGACATCTCCTGTAGCCAAGGTAAGAATGTATCTCCTTGTGTTTGCCTGTCATCTGCTGAACCTTTTCTATCATGGCTGTCATTTGGTCATTCATCTGAGCACAAGCTTTAATATCTTCCTTAACATCTGTTACTAAATCCTTGGTAAGTCTATCCAACTGTTCAACTGTCGTCTTCTCCAGCTGGtccaaaatgttgtttattttttttgcggAGTGTCTTGACTTCAGCCAAAGTTTTCTTGTATGTGTCATTTAGTAAGGCTTCATTGTTCATTCTATCATTTTTGAGCTCATCCAGACTGCACCTCAGTTTGTCCACTGCTGCTGGCAGCTGCTTGTACTCTTCAGTTTTCAGGAAGTCTTTGGCCAGGTCAGGCAGGCGACTGAAGCTGCTACACCGcctaataaatacacatttatgcTAAAGAAAAGTacatcaatattgaatatttaattttgttttgccaggatacatatgtaaatgtattctATTTTAATAGGGAAACTGAAATGGAAAAACGGAACAGAACTTATATTAAATGTTGGTTTGTTTAACACAACCCCATGTGTTCAATTATGTCCAATTTGTATTGATAGAAATACTCTTCTGTAAATTCAGTTCcaaatataacatattgttttactttacataaaatcacttttattaaCACGTTTATTGAATGGTCAATAATACTGCTGACCAATCAAATAGCTTTTACACTAGCTAAAAGATAACCTATGGATAACTCCAGTGTTCATACAATTGGCTACTGTTTACTACCTTCCTCCTAAAGCTGCGTAGTTCCTTAATGCAGTTCAAGGTTATGACAACAATGTACATTACAATATCTTAATTAATTACCCGTGGTTGTGTTCTCGACAACGGTAGCAGCACAATTCCTGGTGGACATTACAGTTGTACTCCAGCTTTTTGCCATGTTGGTCACATCTGTCAATCGTGACCCCCGCCCACTTCGGAATGTCTTCACGTTTGTACACGGTATGCTTTCTATGATATTCATTATGAGATTTTACACAATTGTCACACAGATAGTGTTCACATTCTGAACAGAAGTGCTGGGCTTCAACGTTTAGGTCAAATATCTCACACTTCGAACAATTGTAGTCAGAAACAAGGTCAGACCCCTTGTAAGCTGCTCCAGTGGCCATGGTGGGTAAACTgaaaatttcaatatatattcagCTCTTTGTCTTTCGTGAACCGACACAAAATTGACATGGTAAAAGAAGGCAGAAACTATTAAACTATAATTTTATGAACGTTTGACCTTCACATTCCGAATCTGAAACTGGTGGACAATTTTAAGACAGAGGAACAGAGGtcattatttcttattcatGCGCCTTTAAGGTTATaatcgtattcaaaatcaatgcatacacatatgtaacaaatataaaaattcattttttgaatatgatttaaaaatcaCAGAtatcttgacattttaaaagtgATCACTAGTTGTTTTGAATTGTAATATCCAGCAGTTAATCTATGATGAAAATGTAGTTCTTTCATCAAAGCACTTTAATATATCTTAACAATTATGTAATTGTATCGGACAATCGAAAACAACTGGAAAACAATAGCACAACTTTAAGTACGTAATATTTTCTAAGCTTTCTTGATTTGCGTCCCATTCGGTTTCTTTTGTTGTTAACATACAAAATAGAGTCTGTAATAATCTTGGACATATGCCCTTTCAAAAGACGCATTTTTTATTGATACAATGTGCTTAAACCTGCTTACGTATGATATTTTGAGCTGTCATTGGTGCATAAGTATCTTACGTGTCATCTTAATTTATTGACagaattgtttacaaaaatgacgTTCTGCTCAGTGCATGTTCATTATACATTGATTCAAACACATTGGGCAACGTATAATTGTGTGTTTTCCCTAATATAACAATAATCATGCAAatcatacattatatttgaggCTTTTAGAATTAGCCTGACCCTTTGACATTACGTAATGGAAAACAATAATCTACGTCTATAGGCTTTAATATAATACATGCAGTATCATGTTTTAAACCTAATATTTCAGTTAAAGGAGAAATAAAGAATTCAGTGGGTGCAAATATACCCCTCCTTTCCTTCGGTACGATGGCAATCTTGTATGCGTTAATTAAGAAATCATAGTTGCGAGTGTTCTGTCTAGCTCAGCTGGTAATCATTTCATAACTAGGAGTGTCCGTCCAAGCAGGTAGGGTATAATGATATATAGATATGATTGAAATGACATATAATGgtcaattgtttatataatggTCAATTGTTTCTTATGCTGCCCAAAGAGGTAGTAAATATTAACCCATTTGTCCGTCCGTATGTCAATCCCATCGTCCGTCTGTCACAAACTTGACACAaatcccccccccaaaaaaaaaaaaaaaaaatgcggtGTTGATGATCGGGCTTCTGTAAATGGCACATATAGTTCTTTATATCGAAGAGAAATATTTCCAAATTGCTCTTTCTTTTCCATATTTGTACACTGTCGGGAAAAATTCATTTACATCGTTTTCAATGATATCCGTATGTAATTGGAATGATATTGGttgttgataattattatttataacaaggTCGGGCAACCAAAGAGAAAACAATAGTGCTAACATTTCTCGACAAAGGCAAAGTGTAAACGTTTAGCCACTTTAGCCATCTACgtaatatgatatttttctctaaaatatAGGTATAGACTTAACAGgacatgtaatattttatttcaggcaTAGTAACTGGGTTATTTTAttcgatttgttttatttaaggagCATTTAGTATAATAAATTGTACTTCTTAGAAAAAACAGTATGCAGTATACATTTCTCATTGaaacattcaattcaattcaatttatttgcattatatggcCTCCGGCCcaaatacacaatatacaaCATGGATTAAACATAATGCATGAAGTTATGACATAAACAGACACATAACATCgtcaatttaaacaatgttgacGTTTTATGGGTAACAGTGCATAACTTATATAACAGAATATCTGTCTAAACATTTCTAGGTATTTATCCCTCTCTTTAAGAGAGTAGTAAAGATACATGGCAACTTTTCGAATAAGATTCACATTGTCATTTGACATCAGAGCATAAAACTTATCAAGAGTTGGATATTGACAATAATACATAGGTAGATAGCTCGTTCGAATATCAGAATATAAAGGACATGATAGCAcgaagtgatattcatcttccaGTACAGTTtcacaatacatacacacacgATATTCTCTTGATATGTTATAATGTCTACCTTTCTCTATCATTAAGCAATGTGAAGAACTACGGAATCTTGCCATACAATTTCTAAATTTCTCAACATCTATAGCAGCAATAaatttttcagtttcaaaacaatatttatagtTACAATAATATTGCAATTTAATATTGTCTCTACACCTTGACTGCCAGTTTTGTATGAACAGGTCCTTTAGAGTTTGaacatattgaattaaaaataacctTGGGTTTGCAATATTTTGCGATTCCCACACATATCCAAACCCATTACTGTATAAGTTACGCTTAACATCAGTAACCCAGTTTTCATACCCTATATTGTCATAATATATAAGCATCTCATAACACAATCTTGTATATCTATCTTTGGGCAAGTTGAGTAACCTTaaccaatatttaatacatCGTTTTGAAGCATAAATGTGCATAGGATATCTCCCTGTATCTCCAAGTACGGCATCATTACATGCAGTGTTATTGACATTCAAAACTCTTTTGCAAGCATACACCTGCACTGTTTCAATGCACTGTGGGTGTTTTAAGCCCCAATTTTCAGAACCATATAACATAATAGATGCAATTTTCGaatcaaatactttaaaaaacgttttatatGGCAAGCAAGATAAATGTTGTAGAGAACTAAAAATTTACATAAGTACCTTCTTTGCTTTCACCGACATAGCCTCTGCcatttaatacattgataatctatttgaaaaaaacatccCAACATATGTAAAACCATTGACAATTTCTATCTGTCTGCCATTATATGACCAATTTTCTCTTCTCGCCACCATTCCACCTCGTTTAAAACAAGTACTTTTGATTTGGTGGTATTTACAATTAGTCTGCTCCTTAAACAAAcctgatataaaacatttaattgtttttgtaagCCAACAACAGTATCTGATATCAAAGCAATATCATCAGCGAACATaagcaaaaatatttcaacaatatcCGGAAATAATTGAATCTCtctaatattattttcacataacATTGGATATAAGTCatttatgaacattgcaaatAGAACGGGGCTTAAGCTGCAGCCCTGACGTAAACCAACCGGACATGTAAATATGTCTGATACACCCTCGTTGTTCTTACACATGCTTTGACAGATGAATAAATACTTTGTATTGACTTGTATAAGCGACCCCTTACACAATTTCGTTTTAATACTTCATACAAAATTGGCCGATCAACTGAATCAAAAGCTATTTGAAAGTCTATAAAAGGTACATATACAGGTTTCCCTttcttacataaatatttatttacaatggagtattaaacaaaagcattatCAGCTGTAGTATATCCCGCCCTAAATCCTGCTTGGGATTCTGAGAGTTTGTTGTAAGCCTCAACATAAAAGGTAAGTCTCTtagttattattgatatatagaCTTTACTAAAAACATCCAGTAATGCTATACCCCTGTAATTATCAGGACTACTATAACTACCCTTTTTGTGTAGAGGTATAATGGCTGATTTTGCCCTGTTATCTGAAAATTCACCTCTAGAAAACAATCGATTAAAAAGTTTACCTATAAATGgtaacaatacatgtatgccaTATACTAACTGCTGGGGTATAAGAACCTCCAGAagctttatttatattcaatgcttttaTACTGTGTAGTATTTCTTCATCAGTAATCTCAGAGTTAAAAATCAATTGTTCAATATCATCAAAATGTGTGTCTATATCAACAGTGACACATATATTATTACATACATGGTTATTTCCTTCAGTATTCGAAAATAGATTACTGAAGTGATCATACCATTTGTccaatgatataacattctcTGATTTAGGTTTATTTAATACCCGTTTAATTTCACTCCAGAATTTTCGGGAGTTGTTTACAGAGGACTAGactttatttaagtattttctgTTGAACAACATTCGTTTATGtctacatacatttttatatttatatttactttgtaCATAAGCATTCAAATTTTCATCACACCTGCGTTTTCTAAACCTTTTCAAAAGCTGTCTAGTAGTGCGTTTTGCCTG
Proteins encoded in this window:
- the LOC128235601 gene encoding E3 ubiquitin-protein ligase TRIM33-like, giving the protein MATGAAYKGSDLVSDYNCSKCEIFDLNVEAQHFCSECEHYLCDNCVKSHNEYHRKHTVYKREDIPKWAGVTIDRCDQHGKKLEYNCNVHQELCCYRCREHNHGRCSSFSRLPDLAKDFLKTEEYKQLPAAVDKLRCSLDELKNDRMNNEALLNDTYKKTLAEVKTLRKKNKQHFGPAGEDDS